The Bacteroidota bacterium genome segment TAAAGAAGAAGATTAATGTTTCTCAAATAACTTTTTCCAGAAGAAAATTAAGAAGTATTATTTACAACCTTGTAAATAATTCAATCAAATACAAATCCCCTGATAGGAAACCTGAGGTTTTTATAAATACAGAATATGAAAAAGGATTTATAGTTATTACGGTTAAGGACAACGGCATGGGTATTTCCTCTGATAAGAAGGAAGCCATATTTTCTAAATATTTCAGGGTAGAAAACAATATTGAAGGCACCGGTATAGGATTATACTTAGTGAACGAAATTGTAAAAAATGCAGGTGGAAAGATTTCAGTAGAAAGCGAACCTGGAAAAGGAACTGAGTTTAAAATTTATTTAAAAGATCAGGCACCTGCCCCATCTGCGAAAAATATTGAAGCGCAGAAGGAGAAAAGTTAAAGCGTGTTTTCAAGTCCATAAATACTAAATATATCAGATTAGCTGAGTTTAAAGTCTGTTTTTTAGGAAATAACCTCCTTTGGGTTATTTCCTAACATTAATACTAACAATAAAGCTAAAAATTTTACTTTAGAGTCATTATAAATTTATTGGTTTGTTGTGTTAGACCCGCGAATAAAAATAAAAGGCAAGCCGTTTAAATGTTTAAGGCAATGGCTCCCCAGCGTGGTAAACTGTTTTTTCAACCTTGCTGCTTACCGGTTCAAGGGACTTAAGATATAGGAATATGGCTTTTAAATCAATATCATCAATTC includes the following:
- a CDS encoding HAMP domain-containing histidine kinase, with the protein product KKKINVSQITFSRRKLRSIIYNLVNNSIKYKSPDRKPEVFINTEYEKGFIVITVKDNGMGISSDKKEAIFSKYFRVENNIEGTGIGLYLVNEIVKNAGGKISVESEPGKGTEFKIYLKDQAPAPSAKNIEAQKEKS